Proteins found in one Dictyoglomus sp. genomic segment:
- a CDS encoding TrkA family potassium uptake protein: protein MKSLFYRIGLTKERFYQFTVIGLGRFGSTVAITLERLGCSVLAIDENEQKVEALKDYVSFAKVADATNINALRDAGVQNSDVAIIAIANDIQSSVLATLLVKELGVKYVVAKAVNDAHGKILEKIGADLVVFPEKESGELLAQRLVVPNIIDFMELSANVKIFEVKPNPHLIGKTLDELQLRRKYNLNVLAILRGGDIIINPHPDVRVEQEDILYIVGTLDSLNKLLMVENI, encoded by the coding sequence ATGAAGTCTTTATTTTATAGAATAGGTCTTACAAAAGAGAGATTTTATCAATTCACTGTTATAGGATTAGGAAGGTTTGGTTCTACTGTTGCTATTACCTTGGAAAGACTTGGATGTTCTGTTTTAGCTATTGACGAGAATGAGCAAAAAGTAGAAGCATTAAAAGATTATGTTTCTTTTGCAAAAGTTGCTGATGCTACTAATATTAATGCCTTAAGAGATGCAGGAGTACAAAACTCAGATGTAGCAATTATTGCAATAGCAAATGATATTCAATCTTCAGTACTTGCAACTTTATTAGTTAAAGAGCTAGGAGTAAAATATGTAGTAGCAAAAGCAGTAAATGATGCCCATGGCAAAATTTTAGAAAAAATAGGTGCAGATTTAGTTGTATTTCCTGAAAAAGAAAGTGGAGAATTACTTGCTCAAAGGTTAGTAGTTCCTAATATAATTGACTTTATGGAACTTTCTGCTAATGTAAAAATTTTTGAAGTAAAACCTAATCCTCATTTGATAGGAAAAACTCTAGATGAGTTACAATTAAGAAGAAAATATAATCTCAATGTTTTAGCAATTCTTCGAGGTGGAGATATTATAATTAATCCCCACCCCGATGTGAGAGTGGAACAAGAAGATATTCTTTATATAGTGGGAACACTGGATAGCTTAAATAAACTACTTATGGTAGAAAATATTTAA
- a CDS encoding TrkH family potassium uptake protein: MDILDSGVSPFRRNNPAWFFIRSFIFVILTGALLLMLPMSSKSGSFTDPLTALFTATSATCVTGLVVVDTGTYWSSFGHLVIMGLIQIGGLSYIVLVTSLMILLNRKIPLRERIMIQFSLNTLSIKGIIGFLKGVLLTVLIFEGIGALSLFTIFIRNHSFIEALKFAIFHSVSAFCNAGFDLIGGFRSFTQYVDNIQLNLTVTLLIITGGIGFFVIYDIYQKITKRKNHLSIHSKAALLTTLFLIIFGTIMIFILEYNNTLKPLSWTGKILGSYFQSVTPRTAGFNTIDIGKMRPATWLLLIILMFIGASPGGTGGGIKTVTFLVISLSIFAILLERKHVHFKNRSLNWETVKRAWAVFFFSLILVLSSWFLLLLTEPFEPLKILFEVVSAFGTVGLSTGITPQLSSFGRIIIILTMFLGRVGTVTAGLALLSSINHKKLIDYPVEEVSVG, from the coding sequence ATGGATATTCTAGACTCAGGAGTATCTCCATTTCGGAGAAATAATCCTGCATGGTTTTTCATCCGAAGTTTCATATTTGTAATTCTTACAGGAGCTCTTTTGTTAATGTTACCCATGTCCTCTAAAAGTGGCAGTTTTACTGATCCTCTAACTGCCTTATTCACAGCGACATCTGCTACTTGTGTAACAGGTCTTGTAGTCGTAGATACAGGAACTTATTGGTCTTCCTTTGGTCATTTAGTTATTATGGGTTTAATCCAAATTGGTGGACTCAGTTATATTGTCCTCGTAACCTCTCTGATGATACTTCTAAACCGAAAAATTCCTTTGAGAGAAAGAATAATGATTCAGTTTTCTTTAAATACTTTATCCATAAAAGGAATAATTGGATTTTTAAAGGGAGTATTATTAACTGTTCTTATCTTTGAAGGAATTGGAGCCTTATCTTTATTTACTATTTTTATTAGAAATCATTCTTTTATTGAAGCATTAAAATTTGCAATTTTTCATTCTGTATCTGCTTTTTGTAATGCAGGTTTTGACCTTATAGGAGGATTTAGAAGCTTTACTCAGTATGTAGATAATATTCAGTTAAACCTTACTGTAACTTTATTAATAATCACAGGAGGAATTGGATTTTTTGTCATATACGACATTTATCAGAAAATTACTAAGAGAAAAAATCATCTATCTATACATTCTAAAGCTGCATTACTTACCACTTTATTCCTAATCATATTTGGAACTATTATGATCTTTATCTTAGAATATAATAATACTCTAAAGCCTCTCTCTTGGACTGGAAAAATTTTAGGTTCTTATTTTCAAAGTGTGACGCCCAGAACTGCTGGATTTAATACTATAGATATTGGGAAAATGAGACCTGCTACATGGCTATTATTAATCATTCTTATGTTCATTGGAGCATCCCCTGGGGGAACAGGAGGTGGAATAAAAACTGTAACTTTCTTAGTTATTTCTTTAAGTATTTTTGCTATTCTCTTAGAGAGAAAGCATGTTCATTTTAAAAATAGAAGTCTTAATTGGGAAACTGTTAAAAGAGCTTGGGCAGTATTCTTCTTTTCTTTAATTTTAGTATTATCTTCTTGGTTTCTATTACTTTTAACGGAACCTTTTGAGCCTTTAAAAATACTATTTGAGGTAGTATCTGCCTTTGGAACTGTAGGTCTGTCTACTGGAATAACACCCCAACTTTCTTCTTTTGGAAGAATTATCATTATTTTAACCATGTTTTTAGGTAGAGTGGGAACTGTAACTGCGGGTTTAGCTCTCCTTTCTTCTATAAATCACAAAAAACTAATAGATTATCCTGTTGAGGAGGTGAGTGTAGGATAA
- a CDS encoding UPF0280 family protein, whose translation MSNKYVKREYRRYMKSSDLISFPVKIKESDLYILAEKNLEKEAEKILEYYRGQLEEYIKIDPLFQITLEPHKVLPCAPKIAKEMAYWSEKAGVGPMASVAGAIAEFVGKDLLKLSSQVIVENGGDIFLSSKKERIVSIFAGESPWSNKLGILVPPSQALGICTSSATVGPSLSFGNADAVVIVSKSAIFADALATAVGNMIQKPEDIDLGIEYAKGFKEVFEVIIILGEHLGVWGRYEIVKI comes from the coding sequence ATGTCAAATAAATATGTAAAAAGGGAATATAGAAGATACATGAAATCAAGTGATCTTATAAGCTTTCCTGTAAAGATTAAGGAAAGTGATCTTTACATTTTAGCAGAAAAAAATTTAGAAAAAGAAGCAGAAAAGATTCTCGAGTATTACAGAGGACAATTAGAAGAATATATCAAAATAGATCCATTATTCCAAATTACTTTAGAGCCTCATAAGGTTTTACCCTGTGCTCCTAAAATTGCAAAAGAGATGGCATATTGGTCAGAAAAAGCAGGAGTAGGTCCTATGGCGTCAGTAGCGGGGGCTATTGCAGAGTTTGTAGGTAAAGATTTATTAAAACTTTCTTCTCAGGTCATAGTTGAGAATGGAGGAGATATCTTTTTAAGTAGCAAAAAAGAAAGAATAGTATCTATTTTTGCGGGAGAATCTCCTTGGAGTAACAAATTAGGAATTTTGGTTCCTCCTTCGCAAGCTCTTGGTATATGTACCTCTTCTGCCACTGTGGGACCTTCTTTAAGTTTTGGAAATGCAGATGCAGTAGTAATTGTCTCAAAATCTGCTATTTTTGCAGATGCATTAGCAACAGCAGTAGGAAATATGATTCAGAAACCTGAAGATATAGACTTAGGTATTGAATATGCTAAGGGATTTAAAGAAGTATTCGAAGTGATAATAATCTTAGGAGAACATTTGGGAGTTTGGGGTAGATATGAAATAGTAAAGATTTAG
- a CDS encoding DUF5668 domain-containing protein: MSTRIFLGLVLVILGLSLIAKNFGFPLIGELIKLWPLIFIYFGLKLLYNSYKREKIWRRRKKMKEERMRILKLVEEGKVKAEEAEELLKKIEGNLEKEKRFLKINIIEKGKTKVNIIIPLSLLSWGLKLASKYGKEYTGKIDISPEEIEAIINNPDFRGRIVDINVEEENTQVLVEII, translated from the coding sequence ATGTCTACAAGAATATTTTTGGGGTTAGTATTAGTTATATTAGGCTTATCATTGATAGCTAAAAATTTTGGATTTCCTCTAATTGGAGAACTTATAAAATTATGGCCTCTTATTTTTATATATTTTGGTCTTAAACTACTTTATAATTCTTATAAAAGAGAAAAAATTTGGAGGAGGAGAAAAAAGATGAAAGAAGAAAGAATGAGAATTCTAAAACTTGTTGAGGAAGGAAAAGTTAAAGCGGAAGAAGCAGAAGAATTATTAAAAAAAATAGAAGGAAATTTAGAGAAAGAGAAAAGATTTTTGAAGATAAATATTATAGAAAAGGGAAAAACAAAAGTGAATATAATTATTCCCTTATCTCTATTAAGTTGGGGGTTAAAATTAGCAAGTAAATATGGGAAAGAGTATACAGGGAAAATAGATATATCTCCGGAAGAAATTGAAGCAATTATAAATAATCCAGATTTTAGAGGAAGAATTGTAGATATTAATGTGGAAGAGGAAAATACTCAAGTTTTAGTAGAGATTATATAG